TTTCTTTGCTTATTTCTTTTCTCATATTTTGGAGAGATTTTCATCCCATGTAAGCTTTATTACACtgtttctgattttttttctcccttttttacCGTTTTGAAGCAGGTGTCTGTTATCAGCACCTCAGTCAGAACAAAAGGCAACATGCCCCATCTGCCCGACACTCTCAAAACAGAGAtatgaatgaataaaaatgGAGTGGAATTCAAGTACAAAACATCTCATTCACCAGTTCTTCACGTTTCACTACAAAAGGCCTTAAGCCACGAACGCCATCTGAATGGCATTTGGGTCTCTCATTTGTTATAAGCTAAACTTCTTTCTTCAAAAAGACTACATATATATTTAAGCCCAGAGATTGAAAATTGCATTACATGTTAAACACAAAATTATTTCCACCAAGACAATCTGCAGTGTGACATAATCAAGTTCTGAAGCATAATCTCAGCCGGACGTCCATTCCAGGGGGGCAGTTATAACCTCATTAGGGAATGGGAATGCAAAGGCATGTTTGAACCAGAAGTTTGAGTTTCACAAGCTGTTGAGTTCAGTTTGTACGTGTTTGGGAGGGTGTGAATGCACATTGTCACTGAATAGTATCCTAGCACTGGCAAACAATGGATTGGATGTCTCCTTCCGGCAAAGAAATATGTTTTTGTAGTAGGAAATgagcctggaagccagcctgAATTTATATccgcccacaaaatttgaggtcaGGAAATTCACATTCTGAATAGAACTGAGTATGgctactagcctagaaatctaggcgcaccctagcggcagcaaattacattttaacgtggttctggctcatcaggctataTGGCTACATCAGGCTTGTAGGAAATATCAATCTAAAGAATCTTGGTCAGCAGCCTTTGTTAGACAATAACAAGTTGCTCTTCAAGAAGTTCAAAGGGCTGGAGAGAAATTATATTTAAAACTGGAGACAATTTTATGTCACTTGGTGTTTATTCACCCAAGTGAGCTGTGGAAGGAGGCAAGTCCCTACATTCTGAATCACCAGAAGTAAAAGCATCTTGGCCACTGTCCAGCAACTACAGTTTGGACTGCAGGGCCCCACCTGCATCCGTGTCCACTCTCTGGTGCAGGCTCTGGGAGGACAGGAAGGTGTGGTCCAGGTTCAGGTATGTGGTGAGGAACTCTGGGAAATCGCTTTTCTGGATCACCTCCAGAAACATTGCGGCCGCCGTGTCCAGCCTTTGCTGATCCCTGTGCACAAGTGGATGGGCTAGGTTAAGGTTAGGTTGTTACGGATTATAAAAATCATTGTGTTTGTCCAAATGCAAATGACCTCTCCACAGGAGTAAAAAATATAATCAAATGATTAAGGaatttaaatgttattttacaGGACCCTCctgtaaatatataataatgccTCTGTGATTATGGTTTAATTAGTCTGATGGTACTGATACTGTGTATGAGTAACAGAGCATAGTGATACCTCACTGTCCTGCAGTGGATGGCCTCCTTTAAGTGACCCATTATCTCTCGGATGAGATTTTGCACCAGTGCACGTGTCACTGTGGTCCCATCATCCTCTAGTTTCACCTGGTGGCGGATCCATTGCCACACCTGAGCACAGTGAGAACAGAGCTGACAGGAGCTTCACCTGAAGAACGTCACCTTGAGCAAGGTATGAGATTTGTGACACACTCACCTGGGATCTGGAGATCTCGGCTGTGGCCGAGTCCTCCACCTGGCCCTTGTAAAAGAAGTGTCCCCGACCTGAGAAAAGACAGGTGACATTGGGTTATTATGCCAAACTAATTGTCTGATTTCCtgaggaaaaaacaacaaatatcTGTATGTTTATTATTACACACTTTCTATTTGTTGCAAAATGTATCATCTCTATAGTAGCTCACCAGTCAGCCAGGCCTCAATGAATAGGATTCCTACTGCAATGTTGTGCTTGAGTCCAAACAGAGTCACTCCCCCCTGTGGACAAAGTCCATATACTACACAGATCAGTGACATCAAAAACATGGAACAATGACCTTACAACTCGGTATTATATGTGGATCAATGCAGATAGAGAACAGATGTTTAGGAACAGAAGGTAGAGACGCAGCTGACCGCTGGCATGATGAGGAGATCTTCTGGGGTCACCTTGAGGTCACTTCGCAACTCATTCAACTGATTCTCTCCCTTAGTATGAGCCTGGAACAGCTAAAAGTGGTAGAGAGCAGAGACAGAATGAAGATCAACAGAGTATCTAAGAAAGATGAGGGTGTGAGTTTATTGGCAGGATTTACTTTTTGGGGAACGATAGACAATCAAAGTTGAAAATGTTGAAAGGATTACCTTTTGCATTGGTTTAATCAAGTCCATGTCATACACCATGAAGCCATCAACTCCAGCTTTTATTTCAAGTAACTTCAACCTGTGCcattttgccaaaaaatggaaTATAAAAAATGTGTTAATGCATAAGAGTTAACTGTTGCAGAATCTGCATCAAACTTATGAAAACAGCTCAGAAAAAAAGTGGCAAGCTTGAGAGAACAAACATCCTGCTGCATGTGCCTGCAGCTGTAAAAGTCCTACAAGTGATTCAGATACAAAGGGCTGAACAACAGAATAGCAGAGGCACTCAAATACATATTATACttaacctttatttattcttttaCTAATATTGTTTTATGTAGGATATATGACTTTAAACTATTTTATTAACAGATGTCATAGCTCTGTTATAGCCCTGTTCTGGCATGAATCAACATCCCATTAGGGCCAGACCAGTCCAGTTGTCAGATGCTATGTGGAGGACAAATGTTACAGCTATGCAGATAGTTGGGATTTACTTTGGATCTCACTTCCAAAGCCCCTACCTGGTGACAGTCTGGAGGACTGTGCCATAGAGGGCGGTATCTTTGTCAGTGGGCAGCAGCAGGGCAGCCATGCCCCCCGTGGCCAGGGCGCCTCGACGATGGCAGGTCTGGACCAGCAGGTCCATGTAACTCCTCAGGAAGCGCTTCTCCATGTTTACATACTTGCTACGGTCAGGGAGCAGAAATTCGGGCCTTTGACCtggaaggagaaaaagaagagactgAACAAGCTGAGGAACTGAATAGAATATTTGATTCTATACACATGTAAATATTTTACTGTGGTTTTGCAATAGGTGGTTAGACATTAAACAGAAATGCAAAGGTGTTCAGATCTGACAACTAAGGCAACAAGGCAGCAATGAACACACACCCCAATCACAACATGATCTACCGATGTCTATCAAAATGACTTCCATATTACATATTTCATAATGGATAAAAATGTGGCATGTTCATAATGTTCTGAACCTTTTTGTCAAGTGAAACTCTTGTGTTGAGTCATTTTTTGTCAGAGCAATGTTGTGACTTATTTACCAAACTTGTTGACAAACGAGGCCGAGTAATCCCAGATGCCACAGTTGAGGCCGGCAGAGTGCTCCCTGAGCTCATACAGGATCTCCTCCATCTCAAAGGAGGCCAGCACACTCTCTATCAGCACTGTGGCTTTGACACTGCCCACGGGAAGGCCAAGCTTAGGAggacaaaacacatacacaactcaTTCCCATTTATGCACACACGACACAGGTACTTTGTTCCTTCTCTGTagattattgtttttttctcccctaTAGAACTACACGATTCTTTTGCCATCACTGCTGAAGCTGACTTTGTCCAGTTTCACAAAAAACTGCAGATGAAAGAGATGTATGCTCATACCTTATGTTCAGTCCAGGTAAATATCTCATTCCATAGCCTTGCCTCCAAATAGCTCTCGACCTACAAAGATTGAGGTGTTGAGGTGTCATCAAGGCTGtcaacaaggaggcggacaaAATAGTaagtctgtgtttctgtgtgtgtgtgtgtctttgtgtttgtgtttgtgtgtgtgtgtgtgtgtgtgtgtgtgtgtgtgtgtgtgtgtgtgtgtacttgtttaATTTCACTCACTTTGGATAGGTAGAAAAACGGACCGCTCTGATTCTGAAACAGCAGGCTTCCATTATGGAACATCAGCAGACCAAAGTCAAACAGTGGGCCAGGAACCTCCTTACCATTCACCTATACACACTTAAACGTTATCCATCAGTACTGAATATGTAAACAGATAGGGCCATAGAATGTCCCCACCCTATACCAATCCTATACCAACAGTGAAAATATATCCTGTAGCAGAAGTCAATGTGTGTTCATTGTTATTGtgaaaatttaaatatttctcAATTTGATTATGATGTAGCTGAGAGGTACCATCATGCAATGCTCCACCATGTTCCAAGCTCGAGGGCGGAGCATCAGAATTGGGGCATGGGATATGGCTGGGGCATCTGAGACACAGGAAATAAAACATTAAGTGAATATCTTTGACTAATTGTACCTAGTAATAACAAGTGTGAATTTGGATAATAGGGCTGCTCTCAACTCACTGTTAAACTGGTGGTGCACAGCCTGGTATACGTTGTAAATCCCCTTAATTTGATTGTAGTATGTTGGACAATTGCCATCATCAAAATCGACCTATTAGACAAGACCACAATAATTCAAATCCAGTGACGGAAAACAACCTATTTCAAAACTATATTTCATTTTAGAAAAGAACAGCTACTGTTACACAAAGATGATAATATGTTTCAGTTACTCATCTTTGTGTGTCCATCTCTATACCTGAACACCCTGGGCAGGGGACCGCAGAGCCTGGAGGAAGCGATCCGTGTCACAGGGTGCGAGGTCACCGATGTCCACATGCCTGCACCGCAGTCTGGCTGGAACCGGGCTGACCCTCCAGTCTGGGTCATCCCGGATGTGGGCTGTAGCCGCACTGAACCCAGGGAGATCTCCAGTCAGGTCCAACTGTGCTTTCCGGAGGGTTCTAAGTTTTAAGATCTGGCAGAGAAAAGAGACCTGTCATGGTGaggatttttttaaacaaaggcCATGCTTTGTTTATAAGTGAACACCTGTTTTTAAATATGCCCAGAGTTGTTCTGAAGTGCCAGCTTAGTTTCCACAGAAATTCTCCTATCCAGGTAGCCAAGCATGCTTAACTTGCCATTTATAGGCTAGAAATTAATTTGATAAGCTGGATCTGACTGTTGGCTTTATGTCACTCAATTCTGTcaaaatgcaacattcaaaACAAAAGACTAAGCTACATTACGTTTTACTCTTTTCTGAGATTAatgaccacatttttttcaATGAATAATAATGTTCTTCCGGTTATGCTATACTATGCCCAAGTACCTGAAAATCAGAAAATGTTAGTATAATTGCTGGGTTGGTCTTTACCTTGTCGACGTCATACTGGAAAGCAGAGGTCAGCTCAGCCAGGAAGGTCAGGGCATCCCCGGTGAAGAGAGTCCGGTGTTGGAGCTCCAACCCTGGGGGAGGTGGCTCCAGCTCAACCTCTGCTGCTGCCTGTGGAGCTCATGGACACAGTGAGGACTAGGATCAGAGGGTTAGCCAGAGACTttgcaaataaatatatatttattcagtaaaaaacaaactaactaATACAGTTTGGCAGTGCTGCTAAAACAGTGCTTCTCCACTGCTTTTTAGTTTAGGGATTCTAAAAGTTAGTTAGGTATGTAACTAAAACATCAGACACTCAAAAGACTACTCAGTTTATGTGTTTCACTATGTGAACAATTTAACTAATGAAAATTTGACTATAAGCCTACTTttaatagcctacatttcctcactttagataagacAGAGTTAAGCAATGCCATATCAAGCCTCAAACAAAAGCCACCGATTTCACTTAGGCTATACATTATGAAATCATCAAACAGGCAATTATGGAAAGATAAAGCCCAATAACCTATGTAAAAACTTCTGGACCTAAGATCAGACCAAAAATAATGTCTACAGTAAAGTCATTAAATTAGCAGTAAGGTACCCTACTCACAGGCATTTTTGCAGGATTCTCTTTCCGTTTGTTATGTTGGACTTTGGCATTAGCCTGCCTTTTGACCGGTTTGTTTGTCTTGTCCAAGGTTTGGACAAAAAACCTTCTGAGTATTCCCCATAGCATGATTTCATTCCTGGCACTATGAGTTGTCTACAAAATAGACAATGTTATTTATGGGCTTACTTGGTTTTGATTCAGAAACCACGTTTATATTGTGTGACTAAGCTGATTTTTAAGATTAGAGATATGTTTTACGTTAGCTCATCATAATATAACGGCCACCAGGCCAGCTAGGTAGAAAAATTACGTCAGTGGAGACCACTTTCTAACCACTGCTCAAATCAGCTGATACAGGGCCGGACCAGTCGGACTCTAGTTTTATCATAAACTCTCGCGATAAAGCCACATTCTCTACGTGGCTTCAGACATAAACAGGGGCAGAGTCCCTTGGAATGCATCAGCAAAATGAAGGATCAAACAAATCAGGGCCAGTAACTGTACATATCTC
The Alosa alosa isolate M-15738 ecotype Scorff River chromosome 21, AALO_Geno_1.1, whole genome shotgun sequence genome window above contains:
- the mlsl gene encoding malate synthase-like isoform X1, whose translation is MLWGILRRFFVQTLDKTNKPVKRQANAKVQHNKRKENPAKMPAAAEVELEPPPPGLELQHRTLFTGDALTFLAELTSAFQYDVDKILKLRTLRKAQLDLTGDLPGFSAATAHIRDDPDWRVSPVPARLRCRHVDIGDLAPCDTDRFLQALRSPAQGVQVDFDDGNCPTYYNQIKGIYNVYQAVHHQFNNAPAISHAPILMLRPRAWNMVEHCMMVNGKEVPGPLFDFGLLMFHNGSLLFQNQSGPFFYLSKVESYLEARLWNEIFTWTEHKLGLPVGSVKATVLIESVLASFEMEEILYELREHSAGLNCGIWDYSASFVNKFGQRPEFLLPDRSKYVNMEKRFLRSYMDLLVQTCHRRGALATGGMAALLLPTDKDTALYGTVLQTVTRLKLLEIKAGVDGFMVYDMDLIKPMQKLFQAHTKGENQLNELRSDLKVTPEDLLIMPAGGVTLFGLKHNIAVGILFIEAWLTGRGHFFYKGQVEDSATAEISRSQVWQWIRHQVKLEDDGTTVTRALVQNLIREIMGHLKEAIHCRTVSPSTCAQGSAKAGHGGRNVSGGDPEKRFPRVPHHIPEPGPHLPVLPEPAPESGHGCRWGPAVQTVVAGQWPRCFYFW
- the mlsl gene encoding malate synthase-like isoform X2; protein product: MLWGILRRFFVQTLDKTNKPVKRQANAKVQHNKRKENPAKMPAAAEVELEPPPPGLELQHRTLFTGDALTFLAELTSAFQYDVDKILKLRTLRKAQLDLTGDLPGFSAATAHIRDDPDWRVSPVPARLRCRHVDIGDLAPCDTDRFLQALRSPAQGVQVDFDDGNCPTYYNQIKGIYNVYQAVHHQFNNAPAISHAPILMLRPRAWNMVEHCMMVNGKEVPGPLFDFGLLMFHNGSLLFQNQSGPFFYLSKVESYLEARLWNEIFTWTEHKLGLPVGSVKATVLIESVLASFEMEEILYELREHSAGLNCGIWDYSASFVNKFGQRPEFLLPDRSKYVNMEKRFLRSYMDLLVQTCHRRGALATGGMAALLLPTDKDTALYGTVLQTVTRLKLLEIKAGVDGFMVYDMDLIKPMQKLFQAHTKGENQLNELRSDLKVTPEDLLIMPAGGVTLFGLKHNIAVGILFIEAWLTGRGHFFYKGQVEDSATAEISRSQVWQWIRHQVKLEDDGTTVTRALVQNLIREIMGHLKEAIHCRTVRDQQRLDTAAAMFLEVIQKSDFPEFLTTYLNLDHTFLSSQSLHQRVDTDAGGALQSKL